GGCTAACAACCTCTTCCAGAATCCTGCAAACATCGTTCCTCCCCTCGGTTAGGTTACCGGTGGTTTTGACCAGTTAGTTGCCTGAGTCGGTTAATCCGTTCCTCTAATGGAGGATGTGTGCTCATTAAAGAGTCAGCCCCCTGTTTGAATTTCTCTAACGGATTAACGATGTAGAGATGCTGTGTAGCGCGGTTTGCAGCCTCTAATGGTTCTTCGTCATCGGAGATTTTTCGCAGGGCACTTGCTAATCCATCAGGGTAACGGGTCAACTCGATAGCTGAGGCGTCTGCTAAATACTCCCGCTGCCGACTCATTGCCATTTGAATGAGCGAGGCGAGTAGTGGTGCGAGAATCGCTAACAACATCGCAAGCAAGACGACGATCCAATGACCATGGTCATTACTACTTCTTCTGCGTCCCACACCCCAAAAAGTACCCCGAAGAAAGAAGTCGGCGAGTAAAACAATCATTCCCACCAGTACCGTCATGAGCATCGCGAACCGGATATCGTAGTTACGGATATGGGAGAGCTCATGTGCCATCACACCTTGCAATTCATCGCGGTCGAGTTTCTCCAGTAATCCACGGGTGATTGCAACCGTCGCATCGGTTGGATCTCTCCCCGTCGCAAATGCATTGGGTGCGGTATCCTCGATAATGTAAATCCGGGGCATCGGAATACCAGCAGCAATCGACAGTTCTTCTACAACATTAAAGAGCTGTGGGTGTTCGCGTTTCTCGATTGGTTTGGCTTGCGAGACCAACAGAACCAAATCGCCACCGCCGAACCAACTGAAGATCACCACCACTAGTGCCGCGAAACCAGCAAGTAACAATCCGCCAATGGGTTCGCCAAACCACACTTCACCGATTGCTACCCCAAGTATGAGCAAAAGCGCAACCGCCGCTGTCATTAACAGTAGCGAGTTACGCTTGTTCTTAAGAATCAATGAGTGAAACGTATCGCGAGCTGGCACAACTCATCCGATGTTGTCAAGCAGTTTGACAAATCAAGCGACTAAAATTTCACAACCGGAGTTTCCCGCTCAACGGCATCGGTAATTTGCCAAAGCTCCCGCGCTTGGAAATTGAACATTCCGGCCAAAAAATTGTTCGGGAAAACTTCGATCGCGGTATTGTAATTGGTTGCAACGTCGTTAAAGTGTTGACGAGCGAACCCAATCTTGTTTTCGGTGCTTGTTAGCTCTTCTTGCAGAGCGAGGTAGTTCTGATTCGCTTTCAAGTCGGGATACGCTTCGACCGCCACCATCAAACTGCGAAGAGCGCCTGTTAACGCCGTTTCCGCATTGAGCTGCTCGATACCGCCAGCACTACGGGTATCAATCGCGTGGGCACGAGCGGCAGTTACGTTTTCCAGCAATTCCCGCTCGTGTTTCGCATAACCTTTGACAGTTTCGACCAAATTAGGAATCAAATCGTGCCGGCGCTTCAGTTGGACATCGATTTGCGACCAACCGTTATCGACCTGCTTTCGTTGCCGGACCAGCGAATTGTAAATTCCGACAATCCAGAAAACTACAATAATTACCGCGATGACGATAATAAGTGGGACCATTTGGACCTCGTTTATGTGGGTTATGAAAAGTAACACCAAATTTTGAACAGAACCAGCGTTTTGTCAATTGAGAAAAGAATTTGGCTGTAAGTGAAAGTTGATAGTTTGCAATTCCTTACTTACTTTTCATTAGATAAGCGAGAAAACTATGCCAACATTATTCTCAAATGTGAAACGCGCACTGATCGGTTTGGGTATCAAACCGCATAAACTGCCGTTCATCCAACCACCGATTATCGATCCCTATCAATATGACGATGAACTTTGTGCGGAGTATGATCACATCGCATCAAATACTGTCGTCGATCGTAAGCGCGTGTTCATGTTGAAGCAGTTTGCTCAAACGGTCAAAAATGTTACGGGTGATGTGGCGGAGATCGGTGTATATCGCGGTGGTACTGCTTGGTTGTTAGCGCATTCGTTAAGAACGACCGGTAAGAAAATCCACTTGTTCGATACCTTTGAGGGGATGCCAGATGTCCACCCCGACAAGGATAAGCATCGTAAAGGTGATTTTAACGATACGACCCTCGAGCAGGTGAAAGCATTTCTCAATGCATACTCAGATGTGAAGTTTTACCCCGGATTCTTTCCCGCAACATCAAGTCCGGTGGCCGAAACCAAATTCTGTTTTGTACACATCGACGTCGATATTTTTCAATCGGTGTGGGATTGTTGTGAGTTCTTCTACCCTCGGCTGGCTCCCAATGGAGTAATGGTGTTCGATGATTATGGTTTCATCACCTGTCCCGGAGCAAAAGAGGCAGTCGATGCCTTCTTCCAAGATAAACCGGAAACCCCGATGTATCTCTCTACAGGACAAGCATTCCTCTTCAAGCGATAAATGAAAGGGTGCGTTGTCAGCGCACCCTTTTCGATTCTTACTGGCGAATTGCTTACCGAACCAGTGAAATCATCTTTGAATTACTAACATTTCCCGATGTTAGCTTCACCAGATAGTTTCCGCTTGCCATACCCACTGCATTGAACTGGAATGAGTGCTCTCCTGCACTCAAGTTGCCTTGATGCAACGTTTGCACTAATTGACCATTCATATTGTAGACTGCAACATTCGCGTCGCCAGCGGTTTTCAGTTGCACGCGAATAGTGGTTGTCGGGTTGAATGGGTTAGGATAGGTATTGAGTAGTCCGAACTCCTCAACGATTGCTGTGGTGCTACCTTGCATCGTAGCCGATACGGTACGGAGAACATTGACTTCGCCGTCAACATCTATCTGAACTAATCGATACGAGTATGTAACGCCAACTACTACACGGGTATCGACAAAGCGATAAGATAATGGAGTCGTGCTGTTCCCATTCGATGAAAGGGTGTTCACAGAAGTGATCGTGGTATACTCTTCACCCTCGGTTTTCCGTTCGAGCAGGAATCGGTCATTTCCAGTCTCAGTTTCGGTTCGCCATGTTAACAAGATTCCATTAGCAGACGACACTGCGTTGAAACTGCTCAACTCGACTGGTAACGGTGTCGGATTAATCACTTGACCGCGAATTTCGCCACCGGGACTTGTATTTGAGTGAATGTTAACATAAACCATACCCGCGAGAATATTTGCGATATCGGTAGCGTTAGCATTCCAAACACCAATTTTCGGGCTCCCCACTGGCAATGCGGAACGAACCCCGGAGTTAACGCCAATCGCGGAATACCCGTGAAAGTGTGCCGCTGTTTCGGTGCCGGTTAAACCCCCGAAAGCGATGTTGTATTGTACTGTATTCGCAACATCGTCGATGATGAAACTGCCGATGCCTGTTCCTAAGCTTGGATTTACGGGTACTTCTTGCGCTCCGTTCAGCGTAGCGCTCATACTCCAAATGGCAGCAGTCGCTTGCGATCCGATACCCAACGAAACTGCCAGTAGCATCGCACCAATCATTTTACCTGTTTTCATATGAATCTCCTGTTTATCGTGTAAGGTGTTCCAGAAACTGTCGCACTTCATTTGACACGCACGAAAAGAAGTGAAACGAAATGGTTGCTGGAGATTATTTTAGGACTATTTGGATATAATTAGTCCAATTAGAGAGAGTGTAAGCTAACAAAACGAATTTGTCAAGAGGCAAGGCGGGGAAACACTATTTTTTACAGAGAAAAAGCCGGACTTTACGTCCGGCTTCGATTTTCGCGAAATATGTAACTAACCTTTTGACCACAGACCGAGACCTTGATTGCTCCCGGGAAGCATGATGACTGAAATGTTTCCATGACCTTCAGGCAATTCCATCACTGGTTGGATAATTGTCGCACCAAGTGACTCGGCTTTCTTTGTTGCGGCGTTGATGTCGTCTACTTCGATGTAGCCGCAAACGCTTTCATTGCCTCCCATCGATTCACATCCACCTAATCCAAAACCTGGTTGATCGTCTCCTAACGAACACATCCAATACCCCTCCATCGCCGGTTGGAGGGTCCAACCAAACATTCCCTCGAGGAACGACTTGGCTTCTTCCGGTTTGTTTACATTGACTTCAAAATGTACTAAGCCGTGCATAGTTATCCCTTTCTACATTGTTTTCACATACTGACCGAAACGATCTGTCGGTGTAATTTCCGAAAACAACATCGAAACTGCAACTAATATAGACACCTTAATTTAACTTATTGATGCACAATAAGTTATAGTAGTATGCTTTTCATCGACGTTAAACTTTTTGAGATTTTGGTGCGGATAAACCTAATATGATACCCAACGCAACCGACCAAACGGAAGCTAATCCAATTTGATACTCTTTCGGGAGGGCAAATGTGATGGTATGCGCTGGAATCCAAAACCAAAGCAATGTCCATAATGCTCTATCGATACCACCGAAGTTAATTCTCCGTTCCAGTAGATTGTCTTCCAAGCGATGGAAGAACATCATCTGGGGTCCGAAAAAAACATTCGTCAAGGTGGATAAAACGAAGGCAAATCCAATACCGCTACTTACAATAGCTGGAAGCATCTGGTGTTCCAATAGACCATTCACAAAACCGCGCATTCCGGTAAAACCGTACTTTATCACGATTCCCAAGACTGCCCAAACCAGCATTTTACCCAACAGCATTATTGGCGAAAACGACAGCTGGAGTTTCCGCGAACGGATGACACCAGAGAGCACTTCTCCTAACGTCCCGAGTAAACTGAATTGAATCGCGGCAGAGAGTAACGGATATTCAGTAACCCAAGAAATGTATGATTCCATCGTATATTCCGAAGTCGTTAATTATGACTACTGTCTTGCGAAGTCACGAAATGTTTGAATTGCAGCATCGATTTTTTTATCATCGATATCGAGATGGGTTACCGCACGCAACTTTCGCACTCCGAAAGCAGTCAGCAATACATTTTGCGACTTGGCAAACTCTACGAGTTCGGTACCGGTTCTTCCCTCTCTTACCGAAAAA
This bacterium DNA region includes the following protein-coding sequences:
- the htpX gene encoding zinc metalloprotease HtpX, whose product is MPARDTFHSLILKNKRNSLLLMTAAVALLLILGVAIGEVWFGEPIGGLLLAGFAALVVVIFSWFGGGDLVLLVSQAKPIEKREHPQLFNVVEELSIAAGIPMPRIYIIEDTAPNAFATGRDPTDATVAITRGLLEKLDRDELQGVMAHELSHIRNYDIRFAMLMTVLVGMIVLLADFFLRGTFWGVGRRRSSNDHGHWIVVLLAMLLAILAPLLASLIQMAMSRQREYLADASAIELTRYPDGLASALRKISDDEEPLEAANRATQHLYIVNPLEKFKQGADSLMSTHPPLEERINRLRQLTGQNHR
- a CDS encoding VOC family protein, which translates into the protein MHGLVHFEVNVNKPEEAKSFLEGMFGWTLQPAMEGYWMCSLGDDQPGFGLGGCESMGGNESVCGYIEVDDINAATKKAESLGATIIQPVMELPEGHGNISVIMLPGSNQGLGLWSKG
- a CDS encoding TylF/MycF family methyltransferase, producing the protein MPTLFSNVKRALIGLGIKPHKLPFIQPPIIDPYQYDDELCAEYDHIASNTVVDRKRVFMLKQFAQTVKNVTGDVAEIGVYRGGTAWLLAHSLRTTGKKIHLFDTFEGMPDVHPDKDKHRKGDFNDTTLEQVKAFLNAYSDVKFYPGFFPATSSPVAETKFCFVHIDVDIFQSVWDCCEFFYPRLAPNGVMVFDDYGFITCPGAKEAVDAFFQDKPETPMYLSTGQAFLFKR
- a CDS encoding CHRD domain-containing protein, yielding MKTGKMIGAMLLAVSLGIGSQATAAIWSMSATLNGAQEVPVNPSLGTGIGSFIIDDVANTVQYNIAFGGLTGTETAAHFHGYSAIGVNSGVRSALPVGSPKIGVWNANATDIANILAGMVYVNIHSNTSPGGEIRGQVINPTPLPVELSSFNAVSSANGILLTWRTETETGNDRFLLERKTEGEEYTTITSVNTLSSNGNSTTPLSYRFVDTRVVVGVTYSYRLVQIDVDGEVNVLRTVSATMQGSTTAIVEEFGLLNTYPNPFNPTTTIRVQLKTAGDANVAVYNMNGQLVQTLHQGNLSAGEHSFQFNAVGMASGNYLVKLTSGNVSNSKMISLVR
- a CDS encoding LemA family protein, with product MVPLIIVIAVIIVVFWIVGIYNSLVRQRKQVDNGWSQIDVQLKRRHDLIPNLVETVKGYAKHERELLENVTAARAHAIDTRSAGGIEQLNAETALTGALRSLMVAVEAYPDLKANQNYLALQEELTSTENKIGFARQHFNDVATNYNTAIEVFPNNFLAGMFNFQARELWQITDAVERETPVVKF